The following DNA comes from Kluyveromyces lactis strain NRRL Y-1140 chromosome E complete sequence.
ATGGCCAACCGCATGTCCGCTACCCGAGCTCGCCTTATTGTGCTTTTTATCCCCCACATCAAGTACGATATGATCCACCTTTTTCTGCTGTTGTGGCTGCTGTCCAACACCAGCGACACTCGCCGTATCCGGCAGCTGCGGTGCCGCTGCTTTAGACCCACCCGCCGCTCTTTCTTTGCCAGATTCTCTTCTCACCTTCATCTGCATTCGAACACCGTTATTCGTGTGACGTCTCTGATGTCTCACCAACAAATCCTTCCGAACGAAAGTCCGGTTGCAAACTATCCCATCGTCAGGATAAACATATTCACACCGAAATATCTGCTTCGGCCAGTGGTTAAGCTTATGCCTCTGTAAATGCTCATACCGTGAGAAGGTCTTCTCACAATCTGGATGAGGACAAACGTATCTGCCGCCTACTTTTTCCTCCGACGCTTCCTTACTCTCAGAACCCATCATTTTCTACCACCGTCTGCTGTACAGCGTAAATATATCAATAGATACTGAAGTACACTGCTTACTCCGAGGCTCCGACAGCTGATGATTTAAGGATAACGAACAGTATATTTATGATGTCTTGTGATTGTTATGCTATGATGAGTACGGTCGAATCGAAACTGTTTTTCAGATGTTGATCGCTTATAATCACGGCCCGGAAATAATATTTCTGGGGTCCCCGAAAAAAGGGTTTTGGGggatatatatatatataacgGTGTATGTGGTGGGGTCTGGAGATGTGGTAGAGATATATTACATGCTTAGTGCGACCCCCTCGTATTGGGAGGACGTGTTTATGTAGGGATCTACTGGGAAGTTTTTCCTCGCGATGTTTATGGCGATCCATTCGAGTAAAATGTCGCACTGTTTCACTAGGATCTTGGCAGTTTGGTCATCGACGTTGCTTGATTCCATCATTTCGGGGAGTAAAGTGACTAGTCTTAGTAGATGGATAATTCCGTAAATTTCAGTGTACTGTTTCTCCGAGTGTGCTTTCAGTAGTTCTGCATATTGGATTCTTTCTAGACGGTACAAGAGTAATTTCCCCAGGGATAAGTTGAAGTAGAGTTTTATTCCCTGCAGAAATTCTGAGAGTTGAGCTTGTTCTACCACTGAGGAGGTCGAATTGCTAGTATCTGCATAGAACTGGGACAAGATATGTTCGATTGGCCGTTCGCTGGGTAGTTGTACTAGCTTTCTGTCTTTTGTGACGTTTTCCCAGTCGTCTACAAGCACAGAACGAAGCGAGATAGGGACTTTTATGTGTATCTTAGGGTGTGATCTTTTGTTTAGTACTGGGGTTGCCTTCTTACGGTCGGATTTGTCAGAGCTggaagctgctgctgttgtaccagaagatgaagatgaggcTGGATTAGAAGCGGAAGTCGAACTTGCCGAAGTATTAGTACCACTGCCACTATTTGAGGTACGGCTGGCCGCCTTTTTGCCCTTCTCAACCTTACTAGGCCTGCCAACAGGCCGTGATcctgatttcttcttcccaCCATTGTTCTTCAACTCTCGAGCCTTTTCCACCAACgacttcttcaattccaaattcTCATCGTTATACGGTCTGATTCGGTCTAAACCAACCCATTCGTCCCAACTCGACTTCCAGCCCTGGTAATGCACAAAATAGCATTGGCCCTGTCTCATATGTTCCGGCGGACGATCAAATTCTACTTTTTCATCGTCAATACTCACGTCTTTGTAGTCCTTTGATGTAATAGtctgattcttttcatcgtAAACTCGTAATACTTTGGCTTCATAGAGCAAAGGTCCGTGATAACACAAACATTTCCCATCTAGAACAATTGCCATGATCAACAGCTACTGAAAGTTCCCCTGGGACAATTAAATTTTGGAGAAAGACCAGCGTAGCAGGTTCAAATACTATGTGTAACTTCTGTTTCGTGAAAGTGCTAGATGGTAGCTTTAACGTAAGATTTGGCATTTGAATTTTACGTGAAGAAACATGGGAAAACGGACAGTATAGAAACAGTAGATAACACTAGGTGAG
Coding sequences within:
- a CDS encoding C2H2-type zinc finger protein (some similarities with uniprot|Q12139 Saccharomyces cerevisiae YPR022C Hypothetical ORF); this encodes MMGSESKEASEEKVGGRYVCPHPDCEKTFSRYEHLQRHKLNHWPKQIFRCEYVYPDDGIVCNRTFVRKDLLVRHQRRHTNNGVRMQMKVRRESGKERAAGGSKAAAPQLPDTASVAGVGQQPQQQKKVDHIVLDVGDKKHNKASSGSGHAVGHDSNSLPNSSSTTSSSNTSLNAGFNAMGPASNGNLNSFFNWLFAGGVTQDATPQQNSRLDQPSDAVPPTAKLEDPSIL
- the EAF3 gene encoding Eaf3p (similar to uniprot|Q12432 Saccharomyces cerevisiae YPR023C EAF3 Esa1p-associated factor nonessential component of the NuA4 acetyltransferase complex homologous to Drosophila dosage compensation protein MSL3), with amino-acid sequence MAIVLDGKCLCYHGPLLYEAKVLRVYDEKNQTITSKDYKDVSIDDEKVEFDRPPEHMRQGQCYFVHYQGWKSSWDEWVGLDRIRPYNDENLELKKSLVEKARELKNNGGKKKSGSRPVGRPSKVEKGKKAASRTSNSGSGTNTSASSTSASNPASSSSSGTTAAASSSDKSDRKKATPVLNKRSHPKIHIKVPISLRSVLVDDWENVTKDRKLVQLPSERPIEHILSQFYADTSNSTSSVVEQAQLSEFLQGIKLYFNLSLGKLLLYRLERIQYAELLKAHSEKQYTEIYGIIHLLRLVTLLPEMMESSNVDDQTAKILVKQCDILLEWIAINIARKNFPVDPYINTSSQYEGVALSM